Proteins encoded in a region of the Xylocopa sonorina isolate GNS202 chromosome 1, iyXylSono1_principal, whole genome shotgun sequence genome:
- the Alpha-man-ib gene encoding alpha-Mannosidase class I b: MFPPKDSGKSDYISLNIQESATFARGTSRSLWRQWNQLSRFQRNILYFLVITIILVIFYLLPGDNKSGVLDENDYNNIEVVQDTLKYEKVAEDIVVDSVNQDHKEGGEVIEEPEFQPEINQVDDDQIGEPPQPKPNMLKFNGPQNSRQKAIVAAFKHSWSGYKEYAWGYDNVKPISRKYHEWFGLGLTIVDSLDTMYIMGLNSEFLEAKAWVDKNLVFTVSRDVNLFEVTIRVLGGLLSAYHLSSDKIFLNKAAALGERMMPAFSTSSGVPYSDVNLGTKTAHGPKWGPDSSTSEVTSIQLEFRDLSRSTGDPKFEEAAAKVSEHVHQLEKYDGLVPIFINANTGQFRDHATITLGARGDSYYEYLLKQWLQTGKTVNYLRDDYLLGIAGTRKHLAKRTAINKYLFIAELVGASKELTPKMDHLTCYLGGTLALGVHHGLPSDHMDFANEIVKTCYQTYAIQPTFLAPEITYFNIQNVEGDQSMDMYVKMNDAHNLLRPEFLETLFYMWYFTGNKTYQDWGWQIFQAFENYTKVEKGYTSIGNVRNVHSTSPKDITESFWFAETLKYLYLLFDDTRQLIDLDRWVFNSEGHPLPIYES, from the exons ATGTTTCCGCCGAAGGACTCGGGGAAGTCGGATTATATCAGTTTAAATATCCAGGAGAGTGCGACGTTCGCGCGCGGAACATCGCGTAGCCTTTGGAGA CAATGGAATCAGCTATCGAGGTTTCAAAGGAACATCCTTTACTTTTTAGTCATTACTATTATATTAGTCATATTTTACTTGCTACCTGGCGATAATAAGAGCGGAGTTTTAGATGAAAATGACTATAATAACATAGAGGTAGTGCAAGATACTCTGAAATATGAAAAG GTGGCGGAGGATATTGTAGTAGATAGTGTAAATCAAGATCACAAAGAGGGCGGTGAGGTGATCGAAGAACCCGAGTTCCAACCGGAGATAAACCAGGTGGACGATGATCAAATCGGGGAACCACCTCAACCTAAGCCAAATATGCTCAAATTCAATG GTCCACAGAACAGTAGGCAGAAAGCTATAGTTGCAGCATTTAAACATTCATGGAGCGGTTACAAAGAGTATGCTTGGGGCTACGATAACGTCAAACCTATATCAAGAAAGTATCACGAATGGTTTGGCTTAGGTCTTACTATAGTCGATTCTCTTGACACTATGTACATAATGGGTTTAAATAGTG AATTTTTAGAAGCCAAAGCATGGGTGGATAAAAATTTAGTGTTCACTGTAAGTAGGGATGTTAATTTATTTGAAGTTACTATTAGAGTACTAGGAGGGTTATTATCAGCATATCATCTCTCAAGTGATaagatttttttaaataaagca GCAGCGTTGGGGGAACGTATGATGCCAGCATTTTCTACTTCATCCGGTGTTCCCTATTCCGATGTAAATCTGGGCACTAAAACTGCACATGGTCCTAAATGGGGTCCCGATAGCAGTACTAGCGAAGTTACTTCGATTCAATTAGAATTTCGTGACTTAAGTCGTAGTACAGGAGATCCTAAATTCGAG GAAGCAGCAGCAAAAGTCTCGGAACATGTACATCAGTTAGAAAAATACGATGGTTTAGTACCCATTTTCATTAACGCCAACACTGGACAATTTAGAGACCATGCGACGATTACGCTTGGTGCACGTGGCGATAGCTATTACGAGTATTTATTGAAACAGTGGCTTCAAACTGGGAAGACTGTTAATTA CCTACGAGATGATTATTTGCTAGGTATCGCGGGAACTCGAAAACATCTAGCAAAACGTACAGCAATTAATAAGTATCTGTTCATAGCAGAGTTAGTTGGAGCAAGCAAAGAATTAACACCAAAAATG GATCATCTCACGTGTTACTTAGGAGGTACTTTAGCTTTAGGTGTACATCATGGTCTACCATCCGATCACATGGACTTTGCTAACGAAATCGTTAAGACTTGTTATCAGACGTACGCGATTCAGCCTACGTTCCTTGCGCCGGAAATAACTTACTTTAATATCCAG AATGTTGAAGGTGACCAATCGATGGATATGTACGTAAAGATGAACGATGCACATAATTTACTCAGACCAGAATTTCTCGAAACTCTTTTTTATATGTGGTATTTTACTGGTAACAAGACGTACCAAGACTGGGGATGGCAAATATTTCAG GCGTTTGAAAATTACACAAAAGTGGAGAAAGGGTACACCAGCATTGGTAACGTGAGAAACGTTCATAGTACTTCGCCAAAAGATATAACAGAAAGTTTCTGGTTTGCCGAGACATTAAAATACTTGTATCTGTTATTCGACGATACAAGGCAATTGATAGACCTGGATAGGTGGGTGTTTAATTCCGAAGGACATCCGTTGCCCATATATGAATCATAA